The following coding sequences are from one Coriobacteriia bacterium window:
- the rsmI gene encoding 16S rRNA (cytidine(1402)-2'-O)-methyltransferase produces MAGRLLVCATPIGNLGDVTLRVLDALHEADLIAAEDTRVTAKLLARYGVSTPMEPYHAHNLGARTPVLVRRVRDGAVVALVSDAGTPGVSDPGARLVDACIEAGLPVEVLPGPSAIVTALVASGLPTHAFYFGGFLPRKPGARRRALERLAGLDATLVFYESPRRAAATLASLAEVLPARRAAMTRELTKVHEEVVRGEVGELAEALEGRELRGEVVLLIGPPLPAPAELPADEAIREGVDALVASGLTRSEAVRRYARTHGLPRNAVYEAVHGSP; encoded by the coding sequence ATGGCCGGCAGGCTGCTCGTCTGCGCGACGCCGATCGGCAATCTCGGCGACGTCACGTTGCGCGTGCTCGACGCGCTGCACGAGGCCGACCTCATCGCGGCCGAGGACACGCGGGTGACAGCCAAGCTGCTGGCGCGCTACGGCGTATCGACGCCGATGGAGCCGTACCACGCGCACAACCTGGGCGCGCGCACGCCGGTGCTGGTGCGCCGCGTCCGTGACGGCGCCGTCGTCGCGCTGGTCTCCGACGCCGGCACTCCGGGCGTCTCGGATCCGGGCGCGCGCCTGGTGGACGCGTGCATCGAGGCGGGGCTGCCGGTCGAGGTGCTCCCGGGCCCCTCGGCGATCGTCACCGCACTCGTCGCGTCGGGGCTCCCCACCCACGCCTTCTACTTCGGCGGCTTCCTGCCGCGCAAGCCCGGAGCGCGCCGCCGCGCCCTGGAGCGTCTCGCCGGGCTCGACGCCACGCTGGTCTTCTACGAGTCCCCGCGCCGTGCCGCAGCGACGCTCGCGTCGCTGGCCGAGGTGCTGCCGGCCCGCCGTGCGGCCATGACGCGCGAGCTCACGAAGGTGCACGAGGAGGTGGTGCGCGGGGAAGTGGGCGAGCTCGCCGAGGCGCTGGAGGGGCGCGAGCTGAGAGGCGAGGTGGTGCTGCTCATCGGCCCGCCGCTCCCCGCTCCCGCCGAACTCCCCGCGGACGAGGCCATCCGTGAGGGGGTGGATGCGCTCGTGGCGTCCGGCCTGACGCGAAGCGAGGCGGTGAGGCGCTATGCGCGCACGCACGGGCTCCCGCGCAACGCCGTCTACGAGGCGGTCCACGGGAGCCCGTGA
- a CDS encoding DUF362 domain-containing protein, giving the protein MRTTGKRSLITRSGELLVRAGLPDAVAEGDLVAVKTHFGELGNTGFVQPMYLREVVERVKAAGGRPFLTDSNTLYRGQRFNAVDHIGCAVRNGFSYATVGAPVVIADGLDGRDAVDVPLAGSKHFDSVRIGAAAAHADAMVAVTHFKGHEATGFGGALKNVGMGLGSRSAKQRMHADFSPEPDPEKCTACSRCVRWCPVDAVAIGPDRVATVDRALCYGCGECVAACPEGAIAIEWKTEPASIQEKIVEHAAGALAGKEGKTVHLSFVTNVSPDCDCWHFSDAPVVADLGVLASVDPVAVDQAALDLVNGAAGLPGSRGEGLAAGEDKFHRLTGIDGTRALAYAEELGLGTRAYRLVTAG; this is encoded by the coding sequence GTGCGCACGACCGGCAAGCGCAGCCTGATCACCCGCTCGGGCGAGCTGCTGGTCCGCGCGGGGCTGCCCGACGCCGTGGCCGAGGGCGATCTGGTGGCGGTCAAGACGCACTTCGGCGAGCTCGGCAACACCGGCTTCGTCCAGCCCATGTACCTGAGAGAGGTCGTCGAGCGGGTGAAGGCCGCCGGAGGCAGGCCGTTCCTCACCGACTCGAACACCCTCTACCGCGGTCAGCGGTTCAACGCCGTCGACCACATCGGCTGCGCCGTGCGCAACGGCTTCTCCTACGCCACTGTCGGCGCCCCTGTCGTCATCGCCGACGGTCTGGACGGCCGCGACGCCGTGGACGTGCCGCTGGCGGGCTCCAAGCACTTCGACAGCGTGCGGATCGGCGCCGCGGCGGCTCACGCCGACGCGATGGTCGCGGTCACGCACTTCAAGGGGCACGAGGCCACCGGGTTCGGCGGCGCGCTCAAGAACGTGGGCATGGGTCTGGGGTCCCGCTCGGCGAAGCAGCGGATGCACGCCGACTTCAGCCCCGAGCCCGACCCGGAGAAGTGCACGGCCTGCTCGCGCTGCGTGCGCTGGTGCCCCGTCGACGCCGTGGCCATCGGACCGGACAGGGTGGCGACGGTGGACCGCGCGCTGTGCTACGGCTGCGGCGAGTGCGTGGCCGCATGCCCGGAGGGGGCGATCGCGATCGAGTGGAAGACGGAGCCGGCCTCGATACAGGAGAAGATCGTCGAGCACGCGGCGGGCGCGCTGGCCGGCAAGGAGGGCAAGACGGTCCACCTGTCCTTCGTGACCAACGTCTCGCCCGACTGCGACTGCTGGCACTTCTCCGACGCCCCGGTCGTCGCCGACCTCGGCGTGCTCGCCTCGGTCGACCCCGTCGCCGTCGACCAGGCGGCCCTCGACCTCGTCAACGGCGCCGCGGGCCTCCCGGGCTCGCGCGGAGAGGGCCTCGCCGCAGGCGAGGATAAGTTCCACCGCCTCACCGGCATCGACGGCACCCGGGCGCTCGCGTACGCTGAGGAGTTGGGGTTGGGGACTCGCGCCTACCGGCTGGTGACGGCCGGCTGA
- a CDS encoding ROK family protein, which produces MRAAYALGVDVGATRIAAGLVDRKGRIVKEAKRLTPGNGPFGVVDEVIDAVQEAWSGAHPSEVSGVGVGLPAQIDFLRQSVEFCTNLPLAGVDMRSLIMSRLKHEVTLDNDGHCAALGEHRFGAAKGVRDFLMVTLGTGVGGGMFVDGQPYRGARGLGGEVGHMPVRSDGAPCPCGDKGHLEAYVGRIALGRRGREEARSFAGSRLRELAGGDPEAVTGLHVVEAAVEGDEVARGILLEAGDVLGEALIGLVNLLNPQLVVVGGGTGESAGFLVERAASVMAERALAGRRDARVVQAELGNDAGVLGAAALALDEYDSREGLHR; this is translated from the coding sequence ATGAGAGCCGCCTACGCCCTGGGTGTCGACGTCGGGGCGACGCGCATCGCCGCCGGCCTGGTGGACCGGAAGGGCCGCATCGTCAAGGAGGCCAAGCGCCTCACTCCCGGAAACGGCCCGTTCGGTGTCGTCGACGAGGTGATCGACGCCGTGCAGGAAGCGTGGTCCGGCGCCCATCCCTCGGAGGTGAGCGGCGTCGGAGTCGGCCTGCCCGCGCAGATAGATTTCCTCCGGCAGTCCGTGGAGTTCTGCACGAACCTCCCGCTGGCGGGCGTGGACATGCGCTCGCTCATAATGTCCCGGCTCAAGCACGAGGTGACGCTGGATAACGACGGCCACTGCGCCGCGCTGGGCGAGCACCGTTTCGGTGCCGCCAAGGGCGTTCGCGACTTCCTGATGGTCACGCTGGGGACCGGTGTCGGCGGCGGGATGTTCGTCGACGGGCAGCCGTACAGGGGGGCGAGAGGGCTCGGCGGCGAGGTGGGTCACATGCCGGTCCGGTCGGACGGCGCCCCGTGCCCCTGCGGCGACAAGGGGCACCTGGAGGCGTACGTGGGGCGCATCGCCCTGGGCCGGCGCGGTCGCGAGGAGGCGCGCTCCTTCGCGGGGTCGCGCCTGCGCGAGCTCGCGGGAGGAGACCCCGAGGCGGTGACAGGGCTGCACGTGGTCGAGGCCGCGGTCGAGGGCGACGAGGTCGCGCGGGGCATCCTCCTGGAGGCGGGCGACGTCCTCGGCGAGGCGCTGATCGGGCTCGTCAACCTGCTCAACCCGCAGCTCGTGGTCGTGGGCGGCGGCACCGGCGAGTCGGCGGGCTTCCTCGTCGAGCGCGCCGCGTCGGTGATGGCGGAGAGGGCCCTGGCGGGCAGGAGGGACGCGCGCGTCGTCCAGGCCGAGCTGGGCAACGACGCGGGCGTGCTGGGGGCGGCGGCGCTGGCGCTGGACGAGTACGACTCCAGGGAGGGGCTGCACCGGTGA